One genomic segment of Candidatus Fukatsuia endosymbiont of Tuberolachnus salignus includes these proteins:
- the cpsG gene encoding phosphomannomutase CpsG, with product MTKLSCFKAYDIRGRLGDELNEDIAYRIGRAYAEFVKPKKVVVGGDVRLTSESLKLALSRGLQDAGADVLDIGLAGTEEVYFATFHLAMDGGIAVTASHNPIDYNGMKLVGAGARPISSDTGLLDIQRLVELNEFSSVDPAARGSYRQISILDAYIDHLMSYLTPAHFKPLKLVINSGNGAAGHVIDALEDRFEQLKMPITLIKIHNQPDGTFPNGIPNPLLPECRQDTSDAVLAHGADIGIAFDGDFDRCFLFNHKGEFIEGYYIVGLLSEAFLQKEPGAKIIHDPRLSWNTIEVVKAAGGKPVMSKSGHAFIKQRMREEDAIYGGEMSAHHYFRDFAYCDSGMIPWLLVAELLCVKNKTLEQVVKDRMAAYPASGEINSKLVNPTMAMERVRAVYQQYALSADETDGISLEFFDWRFNLRSSNTEPVVRLNVESRANKILLDEKTDEILELLRRTY from the coding sequence ATGACTAAATTATCTTGTTTTAAAGCCTATGATATTCGTGGGCGACTAGGTGATGAACTCAATGAAGATATCGCCTACCGTATTGGTCGTGCTTATGCTGAATTTGTCAAACCTAAAAAGGTGGTCGTTGGGGGTGATGTCCGCTTGACCAGTGAAAGCCTTAAATTGGCTCTTAGTCGTGGTTTACAGGACGCGGGTGCTGATGTGTTGGATATTGGTCTTGCAGGTACTGAAGAAGTCTATTTTGCTACCTTCCATCTTGCAATGGATGGTGGTATTGCGGTGACCGCCAGCCATAATCCTATCGATTATAATGGCATGAAATTGGTCGGTGCGGGCGCTCGTCCTATTAGTAGTGATACTGGTTTATTAGATATTCAACGCTTGGTGGAGTTGAATGAGTTTTCATCTGTCGATCCAGCGGCTAGGGGCAGCTATCGGCAGATTTCTATCCTTGATGCTTATATTGACCATTTGATGAGCTATCTCACTCCCGCTCACTTTAAACCCTTAAAACTGGTGATTAACAGTGGTAATGGTGCCGCAGGTCATGTGATTGACGCTTTGGAAGATCGATTCGAGCAATTAAAAATGCCTATCACCCTGATTAAAATTCATAATCAACCTGATGGCACCTTCCCTAATGGTATCCCTAATCCTCTATTACCAGAATGTCGACAAGATACTAGCGATGCGGTATTAGCTCATGGTGCGGATATCGGTATCGCTTTTGATGGTGACTTTGATCGTTGCTTTCTGTTTAATCATAAAGGTGAGTTTATCGAGGGATATTATATTGTTGGTTTGCTGTCAGAAGCATTTTTACAGAAAGAACCTGGTGCCAAGATTATTCACGATCCACGTTTGAGTTGGAATACCATAGAGGTGGTTAAAGCCGCAGGGGGTAAACCTGTGATGTCTAAATCCGGTCATGCCTTTATTAAACAGCGTATGCGTGAAGAAGATGCAATCTATGGCGGTGAGATGAGTGCGCATCACTATTTCCGTGATTTTGCTTATTGCGATTCTGGTATGATCCCTTGGTTACTGGTAGCAGAGTTATTGTGTGTTAAAAATAAAACGCTCGAACAAGTAGTCAAAGATCGTATGGCGGCTTACCCTGCATCAGGCGAAATTAATTCTAAATTAGTTAATCCCACCATGGCAATGGAACGTGTTCGTGCAGTTTACCAGCAATATGCACTTTCTGCTGATGAAACTGATGGTATCAGTTTAGAATTTTTCGATTGGCGTTTTAATTTACGTAGCTCGAATACTGAACCTGTTGTACGACTCAATGTAGAATCTCGTGCCAATAAAATACTGTTGGATGAAAAAACAGATGAGATATTAGAGTTGCTGAGGCGAACATATTAA
- a CDS encoding IS630 family transposase, producing the protein MKIELTADQKITLEAQHRQSHDRRVCDRIRCVLLSADGWTPPMIAHSQLINETTVRRHLTDYHKLNKLKPENGGSDGYLNAEQTTSLVEHLTQPLYHHNHQIVAYIAGRWNITFTVSGLYKGLKQHGFSYKKPKGVPHKFAVEKQQQFIKTYSELKDAAGNDPILFIDAVHPTQATKISYGWIRKGQDKTIETTGSRTRLNIMGALNVQNVANPIIRDDETINSENVVHFLSAIRAHYPITTTAHVILEGAGYHRSQLVQDAALTLNIQLHYLPPYSPNLNPIERLWKVMNEQTRNNRYYPSKQSFKNDILNFFEVKLPQMASSLVSRLNDNFQALNPAS; encoded by the coding sequence ATGAAAATAGAGCTGACTGCTGACCAGAAAATTACCCTCGAAGCCCAACATCGTCAAAGCCATGACCGCCGTGTCTGTGACAGGATCCGGTGTGTTTTGTTGTCCGCAGACGGCTGGACTCCCCCTATGATTGCTCACTCACAGCTCATTAATGAAACCACGGTGCGGCGCCACCTTACAGACTATCATAAACTCAACAAGCTCAAGCCTGAAAATGGCGGCTCCGATGGCTATCTCAATGCGGAACAGACCACGTCGCTGGTTGAACATCTCACCCAGCCGCTCTACCACCACAATCACCAAATTGTGGCGTATATCGCTGGACGCTGGAACATCACCTTTACCGTATCAGGTCTGTATAAAGGGTTGAAGCAGCATGGCTTTAGCTATAAAAAGCCGAAAGGTGTTCCGCATAAATTTGCCGTTGAGAAACAGCAGCAATTTATAAAGACCTACAGCGAATTGAAAGACGCCGCGGGTAATGACCCCATACTGTTTATTGATGCCGTTCATCCGACACAAGCCACCAAAATAAGCTACGGCTGGATACGAAAAGGCCAGGATAAAACGATAGAGACCACCGGGAGCAGAACGCGGTTGAATATCATGGGAGCCTTGAACGTCCAGAATGTGGCTAACCCCATAATCCGTGATGATGAGACGATTAACAGCGAAAATGTGGTTCACTTCCTGTCTGCCATTCGCGCGCATTATCCCATCACGACAACGGCACATGTGATCCTCGAGGGTGCAGGCTATCACCGTTCACAGCTTGTGCAAGACGCCGCGCTTACGTTGAATATCCAGCTTCATTACCTTCCGCCGTATAGCCCGAATCTAAACCCGATAGAGCGATTGTGGAAGGTGATGAATGAGCAAACACGAAACAATAGATATTACCCATCTAAACAGAGTTTTAAGAACGATATCTTAAACTTCTTTGAAGTGAAGCTACCACAAATGGCAAGTTCTCTGGTATCTCGCTTAAACGATAATTTCCAGGCGCTAAATCCTGCATCTTGA
- the fmt gene encoding methionyl-tRNA formyltransferase: MCDSLKIIFAGTPDFAAHHLSVLLSSKHQIVGVFTQPDRPAGRGNRLTPSPVKVLAQQHNIALYQPKSLRLKENQQLVSDLVTRWRVDVMVVVAYGLILPPAVLAMPRLGCINVHGSLLPRWRGAAPIQRALWSGDEESGVTIMRMDVGLDTGNMLHKVACGIQPDDTSATLYHKLAKLGSAGLLNTLKQLDDSVQGEKQDERQVTYAAKLSKEEAKLDWSLSASQLERCIRAFNPWPVSYFTVDQQRIKVWQAEVLPAINQSNTPRGTVIHADSNGIQIATTDGVLNITQLQLAGKKVMSAADLLNSRREWFSVGNQLE; this comes from the coding sequence GTGTGTGATTCTTTAAAGATTATTTTCGCAGGAACACCTGATTTCGCAGCGCATCACCTTAGCGTATTACTGTCTTCCAAGCATCAAATCGTTGGTGTGTTCACCCAACCTGATCGGCCAGCGGGCAGAGGAAATAGATTAACACCCAGCCCTGTAAAGGTATTAGCGCAGCAGCACAATATTGCTCTGTATCAGCCAAAGTCGTTGCGCCTGAAAGAGAATCAGCAATTGGTTTCCGATCTTGTTACCCGTTGGCGTGTTGACGTTATGGTAGTGGTTGCTTACGGTCTGATTTTGCCCCCAGCAGTACTGGCTATGCCGCGTCTAGGTTGCATTAATGTCCACGGCTCCTTGCTGCCACGTTGGCGTGGTGCTGCCCCGATCCAACGCGCGTTGTGGTCGGGTGATGAAGAAAGCGGTGTCACTATCATGCGCATGGATGTTGGATTAGATACTGGCAATATGTTGCATAAGGTCGCCTGTGGTATACAGCCCGATGACACCAGTGCTACTTTGTACCACAAATTGGCAAAATTGGGATCGGCGGGGTTACTGAACACACTCAAGCAACTTGATGACAGTGTACAGGGGGAGAAACAGGATGAAAGACAGGTTACTTACGCAGCAAAATTAAGTAAAGAAGAGGCTAAGCTCGACTGGTCACTTTCTGCTTCTCAGCTGGAACGTTGCATTCGCGCATTTAATCCATGGCCTGTCAGTTACTTTACTGTTGACCAACAACGGATAAAAGTCTGGCAGGCGGAAGTGCTACCTGCAATAAATCAGTCGAACACCCCTCGTGGTACGGTTATCCATGCCGATAGCAATGGTATTCAAATTGCGACCACTGACGGTGTACTTAATATTACACAGCTGCAACTTGCAGGTAAAAAGGTGATGTCAGCCGCCGATTTGCTAAATTCTCGACGCGAATGGTTCTCCGTTGGGAATCAACTCGAATAA
- the def gene encoding peptide deformylase gives MSALKILRFPDERLRTIAEPVKKVDAGIQRIVHDMFETMYKEEGIGLAATQVDIHQQIIVIHIVGDRYENDVPEQSNRPWVLINPELLHRSGETSIEEGCLSIPDQRALVPRAEKVTIRALDIEGKSFDLDADGLLAICIQHEMDHLVGKLFVDYLSPLKRQRIRQKLDKMARLAARDN, from the coding sequence ATGTCAGCATTAAAAATATTACGTTTCCCGGATGAGCGACTGCGCACAATTGCAGAACCGGTTAAAAAAGTGGATGCTGGAATCCAGCGTATCGTGCATGATATGTTTGAAACCATGTATAAGGAAGAAGGTATTGGCTTAGCAGCAACACAAGTCGATATCCATCAGCAGATTATTGTGATTCATATCGTTGGTGATCGTTATGAAAATGATGTTCCAGAGCAATCTAATCGACCTTGGGTTTTAATCAACCCTGAGTTGCTGCACAGAAGTGGTGAGACAAGCATTGAAGAAGGCTGCTTGTCTATCCCTGATCAGCGCGCACTTGTACCACGTGCTGAAAAGGTAACGATCAGGGCGTTGGATATTGAAGGCAAATCATTTGATCTCGACGCTGATGGTCTATTAGCCATTTGTATTCAACATGAGATGGATCACCTGGTAGGTAAGCTGTTTGTCGATTATTTATCACCGCTTAAGCGTCAGCGTATTCGCCAGAAGCTAGATAAAATGGCAAGGCTTGCAGCACGAGATAACTAA
- the trkA gene encoding Trk system potassium transporter TrkA, with protein MKIIILGAGQVGATLAENLVVEKNDITVVDTNAERLNQLKEKFDLRVVQGKGSYPRVLREAGAENVDMLVAVTSCDETNMVACQIAYSLFKTPRRIARIRSPEYIRETDTLFQLAGIPIDHLISPEQLVIDSIYKLIEYPGALQVVNFSEGKVSIVAVKAYYGGSSVGSDLASLSDVMRKKNVNALVVAIFRQDQPIHPQKSTIIEAGDEIFFIVDSQYIKTVMSELQPLEKSYERIMIAGGGNVGAGLALRLENDYKVKLIENNEQRAAELAEMLHKTVVYHSDASDQERLAEGHIEQVDVFITITNNDEINIMSAMLAKNMGAKKAMVLIQRSAYVALVQGGVVDIVISPQQATISALLGYVRKADIIGVASLRRGVAEAIEAIAHGDESTSRVIGREVGKIKLPPGTTIGAIVRGDKVIIANNDSVIQQGDHVVMFITHKEFIADVEKLFQPSPFFL; from the coding sequence ATGAAAATAATCATTCTTGGAGCGGGGCAAGTAGGTGCCACATTAGCGGAGAACCTGGTTGTTGAGAAAAATGATATTACTGTTGTCGATACGAATGCGGAGCGCCTGAACCAGTTAAAAGAAAAATTTGATCTACGAGTTGTGCAAGGCAAAGGCTCTTATCCTCGAGTATTGCGCGAAGCTGGCGCTGAAAATGTAGACATGTTGGTTGCGGTAACCAGCTGCGACGAAACCAATATGGTCGCCTGTCAAATTGCTTATTCATTATTTAAGACACCGCGCCGTATTGCTCGCATTCGTTCACCTGAATATATCCGGGAAACAGATACTCTTTTTCAGTTAGCGGGAATACCCATTGACCATTTAATTTCACCAGAACAACTGGTCATTGATTCTATTTATAAATTAATTGAATATCCTGGTGCATTACAGGTGGTTAATTTCTCCGAAGGAAAAGTGAGTATTGTCGCCGTGAAGGCTTATTACGGTGGATCTTCCGTGGGTAGTGACCTTGCTTCCTTAAGTGATGTTATGCGCAAGAAGAATGTTAACGCTCTGGTCGTAGCAATATTTCGCCAAGATCAACCCATACACCCTCAAAAATCCACCATTATTGAAGCGGGTGATGAAATATTTTTTATCGTCGACTCACAATATATCAAGACAGTCATGAGTGAATTACAACCTTTGGAAAAGTCGTACGAACGCATTATGATCGCGGGCGGTGGCAATGTTGGCGCGGGCTTAGCGCTGCGGCTCGAGAATGATTACAAAGTAAAACTCATTGAAAACAACGAGCAGCGAGCAGCGGAATTAGCTGAAATGCTTCATAAAACTGTTGTATACCATAGTGACGCATCAGATCAGGAAAGATTAGCAGAAGGGCATATAGAACAGGTCGATGTTTTTATCACTATAACGAATAACGATGAAATCAATATTATGTCTGCCATGCTTGCAAAGAACATGGGAGCTAAGAAAGCGATGGTGTTGATCCAACGTAGTGCTTATGTCGCTTTAGTTCAAGGTGGTGTAGTGGATATTGTCATTTCACCACAACAGGCAACGATTTCGGCATTATTAGGTTATGTACGTAAAGCGGATATTATTGGTGTCGCATCACTGCGCCGGGGCGTTGCTGAAGCTATCGAAGCCATTGCTCACGGTGATGAAAGCACTTCCAGAGTTATCGGACGGGAAGTAGGCAAAATCAAATTACCGCCAGGTACAACCATTGGTGCTATCGTCCGTGGTGATAAAGTCATTATTGCCAATAATGATTCTGTGATTCAGCAAGGTGATCACGTGGTGATGTTTATTACTCATAAAGAATTTATTGCGGATGTTGAGAAATTATTTCAACCCAGTCCTTTCTTTCTGTAA
- a CDS encoding PIN domain-containing protein, with protein MVGTSIVTMPMSVNHRTIRSFIDTNILIYADASDVPVKQRAALALLKQLYQDKSGVLSTQVLQEYCNVAIKKLKLSPQYIRAQLDLYQQFEVVQVTPTIIRAGIDLHQTRSVAFYDALVLASAQIASCRLLLSEDMNTGEHVDAVQIINPFID; from the coding sequence GTGGTTGGCACTTCAATCGTGACGATGCCAATGAGCGTTAATCATAGGACTATCCGTAGTTTTATCGATACTAATATCCTAATTTATGCCGACGCGAGTGATGTGCCAGTGAAGCAAAGGGCGGCACTTGCTCTGCTTAAGCAGCTTTATCAAGACAAGAGTGGTGTCCTCTCCACGCAAGTGCTGCAAGAGTACTGCAATGTCGCTATTAAAAAACTTAAACTTTCACCACAATACATTCGGGCACAACTGGATTTATATCAACAGTTTGAAGTCGTTCAAGTGACGCCAACTATCATTCGTGCAGGGATCGATTTACATCAAACTCGCAGTGTTGCTTTTTACGATGCGCTTGTGCTGGCCAGTGCGCAAATAGCAAGTTGTCGCTTGCTATTGAGTGAAGACATGAATACTGGAGAGCATGTGGATGCTGTTCAGATAATTAATCCATTTATTGACTGA
- the wzz(fepE) gene encoding LPS O-antigen length regulator Wzz(fepE): MNEEIKRNQNVDAMSNNYDFSSLSSSKDEIDLFELFSIIVKSKKTILWMTLLFAIVAAGVCYLLPQKWTSTAVITSATDQQLQVLDKLSSELTVLGINIGIDSSYLLGTFEQSFDSADLREKYLINSDYFRLKMKENPIDKIQQRILIENIVNNNILSNSSLDKKDKENKHYNFYTLSYSAETPQDAYNLLQGYIDYVNAIVNKNVKIKIQRAVDIAKLNTDEQYRFDLLKAKNNLSVNIEKLKIAIAIANVAGVKTPVNGSGTFNDDDTFPITIGSYALNKKLESLQTIGDITTINADLLNRKLHLNQLNMLAIPKLTVMPFQYLQQASGSIKKNSPKSTFIVLLSVFMGLFCSVGYVLIRHFVKERKNQLAG; this comes from the coding sequence ATGAATGAAGAAATTAAGCGTAACCAAAATGTTGATGCAATGTCGAATAATTATGACTTTTCATCTTTATCCTCATCAAAAGATGAAATTGATCTCTTTGAGCTTTTCTCGATTATTGTCAAATCTAAAAAGACTATTTTATGGATGACTTTGTTGTTCGCTATTGTTGCGGCTGGGGTGTGCTATTTATTGCCGCAAAAATGGACCAGTACAGCAGTCATTACCTCTGCCACGGATCAGCAACTGCAAGTATTAGATAAATTATCCAGTGAACTTACGGTGTTAGGCATCAATATAGGTATTGATTCAAGTTATTTACTGGGAACTTTTGAACAGAGTTTCGACTCTGCCGATCTACGTGAAAAATATTTAATCAACTCCGATTATTTCAGATTAAAAATGAAAGAGAATCCAATAGATAAGATCCAACAGCGTATATTGATTGAAAACATAGTGAATAATAATATTCTTTCCAACTCGTCTTTAGACAAGAAAGACAAGGAAAATAAGCATTACAATTTTTATACCTTATCTTACAGTGCTGAAACACCACAGGATGCCTATAATTTATTACAAGGGTATATTGATTATGTTAACGCCATTGTTAATAAAAATGTAAAAATAAAAATTCAACGGGCAGTAGACATAGCGAAATTGAATACGGATGAGCAATATAGGTTTGATCTGTTAAAAGCTAAAAATAATTTGAGTGTTAACATCGAAAAATTGAAAATTGCAATTGCTATTGCAAATGTGGCTGGAGTGAAGACACCGGTAAATGGCAGTGGTACATTCAATGATGACGATACTTTTCCTATTACTATCGGTTCTTATGCTCTCAACAAAAAATTGGAATCGCTACAAACTATTGGCGATATTACCACTATCAATGCCGATCTTTTGAATCGTAAATTACACTTGAATCAGCTAAATATGTTGGCCATTCCTAAACTGACTGTGATGCCTTTCCAATATTTACAACAAGCCTCTGGTTCGATAAAGAAGAATTCACCGAAAAGTACTTTTATCGTTCTTCTCAGTGTATTTATGGGGTTGTTCTGTTCGGTAGGCTACGTTCTGATTCGGCATTTTGTTAAAGAACGTAAAAATCAGTTGGCTGGATGA
- the mscL gene encoding large-conductance mechanosensitive channel protein MscL has translation MSLIKEFREFALRGNVVDLAVGVIIGSAFGKIISSLVGDIIMPVLGLLIGGIDFKQLYFILRAAGNTTPAVVMNYGLFIQSVFDFLLIALAIFATVKLMNHLRRMQTIESTAPSNEEKLLTEIRDLLTNVTKLK, from the coding sequence ATGAGCTTGATAAAGGAATTTCGTGAATTTGCTCTACGTGGCAATGTTGTTGATTTGGCGGTGGGTGTTATCATTGGTTCCGCATTTGGAAAAATAATTTCTTCATTAGTTGGTGATATTATTATGCCCGTGTTAGGACTGTTGATAGGAGGTATCGATTTTAAACAACTTTATTTTATATTACGCGCAGCGGGGAATACCACTCCTGCTGTAGTCATGAATTATGGTTTATTTATTCAAAGTGTTTTTGATTTTTTACTGATTGCCTTAGCGATATTTGCAACAGTCAAGTTGATGAATCATTTGCGCCGAATGCAAACTATAGAATCAACCGCACCCAGTAACGAAGAAAAATTGTTAACCGAAATCCGCGATTTATTAACCAATGTCACCAAGCTAAAATAA
- the dprA gene encoding DNA-protecting protein DprA: MIIAEIWLRISMVKGIGAVRSCTIAERLIYYSDVHPDVLMAAGLNKLQAQQFIGANDQYIASTLAWLEDPSHHMLIYGHLDYPERLSHISSAPLLLFVTGNIAAISRPQVAMVGSRSFSHYGRRWARYFASELVQHGLAITSGLALGIDAICHQSALYSQGETIAVLGSGLKNIYPHQHDELAHRIVEQGGALVSEFLVTSSPLATHFPRRNRIISGLSSAVVVVEASLKSGSLITARYALEQGRDVFALPGPLDSPTSDGVHWLIQQGAYLANDPRDIVEQLEGSLQWLSLNKDTSPPFPEEQLELPFVDVLTNVEYEVTAVDTVAERAGQSVAEVVIKLLDLELAGWISAVPGGYIRVRG, translated from the coding sequence ATGATAATAGCAGAAATATGGTTACGGATAAGCATGGTCAAAGGAATAGGGGCGGTTAGAAGTTGCACCATTGCTGAACGTTTAATCTATTACTCTGATGTTCACCCCGATGTGTTAATGGCTGCAGGATTGAATAAGTTGCAAGCTCAGCAATTTATCGGAGCTAATGACCAGTATATTGCCTCAACTTTAGCCTGGTTGGAGGATCCTTCTCACCATATGCTGATTTATGGGCATCTCGACTACCCAGAGCGGTTAAGCCATATATCTTCTGCACCTTTGCTGCTTTTCGTTACGGGGAATATTGCTGCTATTTCCCGACCGCAGGTGGCAATGGTAGGTAGTCGTAGTTTCAGCCATTATGGTCGGCGTTGGGCAAGATATTTTGCTTCGGAACTAGTACAGCACGGTTTAGCTATTACCAGTGGGTTAGCTCTTGGTATCGATGCAATCTGTCATCAATCTGCATTATATTCTCAAGGGGAGACCATTGCGGTACTTGGTAGTGGGCTGAAAAATATCTACCCACACCAGCATGATGAATTAGCTCACCGTATTGTGGAACAAGGGGGTGCTCTGGTTTCTGAATTTTTAGTCACTTCATCGCCGTTAGCAACACATTTTCCACGGCGTAACCGGATTATTAGCGGATTAAGTTCTGCGGTAGTCGTGGTCGAAGCTTCGCTTAAAAGTGGTTCTCTTATCACGGCCAGATATGCATTAGAACAAGGGCGAGATGTATTTGCGCTGCCAGGTCCATTAGATAGCCCAACAAGTGACGGGGTACATTGGTTGATTCAACAGGGGGCTTATTTGGCAAATGATCCACGGGATATTGTTGAACAGCTTGAAGGGTCACTTCAGTGGCTATCTCTTAATAAGGATACTTCTCCGCCTTTTCCAGAAGAACAGCTTGAATTACCCTTCGTCGATGTATTGACTAACGTAGAGTATGAGGTAACGGCTGTTGATACTGTTGCGGAACGTGCCGGACAATCGGTGGCAGAGGTTGTGATCAAGCTACTTGATTTAGAGTTAGCAGGATGGATCAGCGCTGTGCCTGGTGGTTATATCCGAGTCAGGGGATGA
- the rsmB gene encoding 16S rRNA (cytosine(967)-C(5))-methyltransferase RsmB has product MKNTYNLRSIAAKAISQVLDQGKSLNTVLPGSQQSVSVKDRALLQELCFGTLRVLPKLECCIQQLMTRPMSGKQRVFHYLLMIGLYQLIYTRIPAHAVLSETVAAATALKQPQLKGLINGVLRQFQRQQIELLERIEQTSNDESHYLHPSWLFNRIQMAYPHQWQQILIANNQKPPMWLRVNRLHQSRREYLALLQQAGIEAQAHPSYKDAIRLIVPRSVDSLPGFALGWITVQDASAQGCVDLLDPQNGEQILDLCAAPGGKTTHILEVAPNAQVLAVDIDEQRLQRVKENLQRLQLQATVKMGDGRSPEAWCGDRLFDRILLDAPCSATGVIRRHPDIKWLRRDSDITELARLQAEIMDAIWPKLKRGGLMLYATCSILPEENQQQIASFLQRQPDAQLIKTKVTDTFGKQNLPHPDEGDGFFYARLTKSARDKSTYET; this is encoded by the coding sequence ATGAAAAACACTTACAATCTGCGTAGTATCGCTGCTAAAGCAATCAGTCAGGTATTAGATCAAGGAAAATCACTGAATACTGTGCTACCAGGATCACAGCAGAGTGTCTCTGTCAAAGATCGTGCGTTGTTGCAAGAATTGTGCTTTGGCACGTTACGTGTTTTACCTAAACTTGAATGTTGTATTCAACAATTAATGACGCGTCCGATGTCAGGGAAACAGCGTGTGTTTCATTATTTGCTGATGATCGGCCTCTATCAGCTAATTTATACAAGGATCCCCGCTCACGCAGTGTTATCTGAAACCGTTGCCGCCGCCACTGCGCTGAAACAGCCACAATTAAAAGGATTGATCAATGGTGTATTACGCCAGTTTCAGCGCCAACAGATCGAGTTGTTGGAACGAATAGAGCAGACGAGCAACGACGAAAGTCACTATTTGCATCCTAGCTGGTTGTTCAATCGCATCCAAATGGCTTATCCGCATCAATGGCAACAAATCCTAATAGCGAATAATCAGAAACCACCCATGTGGCTACGAGTAAACAGGCTCCATCAGTCTCGTCGTGAATATTTAGCACTGTTGCAACAGGCGGGAATTGAGGCACAAGCTCATCCTTCCTATAAGGATGCGATCCGTCTGATCGTACCTCGTTCAGTCGACAGTCTGCCCGGTTTTGCGCTTGGCTGGATCACCGTTCAAGATGCCTCAGCACAGGGGTGTGTTGATCTACTTGATCCACAAAATGGTGAGCAAATCCTTGATTTATGTGCTGCACCAGGAGGAAAAACTACTCATATTCTTGAGGTCGCACCCAATGCTCAGGTATTAGCTGTCGATATTGATGAACAGCGATTACAGCGTGTTAAAGAAAATTTACAACGTCTGCAATTACAAGCCACGGTCAAAATGGGTGATGGTCGCAGCCCCGAGGCATGGTGTGGTGACCGATTATTTGATCGGATCCTGCTTGATGCGCCTTGTTCTGCCACCGGCGTGATCCGCCGCCATCCCGATATCAAGTGGCTACGTCGAGACAGTGATATCACCGAACTTGCGCGATTACAGGCGGAGATCATGGATGCTATCTGGCCGAAATTAAAAAGAGGAGGGCTGATGCTCTATGCCACCTGTTCCATTTTACCGGAAGAGAATCAGCAGCAAATTGCATCATTTTTGCAACGTCAGCCGGATGCACAACTTATAAAAACTAAAGTGACAGACACCTTTGGTAAACAGAATCTTCCTCATCCTGATGAGGGGGATGGTTTCTTTTATGCCAGGTTAACCAAATCGGCCAGAGATAAATCAACCTACGAAACGTAA